The Actinoplanes sp. N902-109 genomic interval CCGAGCGTGCCGACGTGCCCGCGCAGCACATTGAAGTGGCCCGCGCCGTCGTTGTCGGGCACGAGGTGGGTGCGCGGCTCGAACACGGTGCGGCCCTGCCCGTGCGCGCCGACCACCGCCTCCACCGCCGCGATCACCTCGGCCGGGCCGATGCCGAGGCCGTCGATGTCGGGGCCGGAGAGGAAGCGCAAGTGAATCATGGTTTCCAGCCTATGCTCGCTGTCATGGGCAGGACACGGGTTGCCATCGCCGGTGCGGGCCCGACCGGGTTGTGGACCGGGCTGGTGCTGGCCCGGCGCGGTCATGACGTCACCATCGTCGACCGGGACCCGGGCCCGGCCCCGGACGGCTCGTGGGACCGGCGCGGGGTGATGCAGTTCCATCACCCGCACGGCGTACGGCAGCAAGTGGTTGATGCACTTGACGCCGAGCTTCCCGACGTCAAGACGTCGATGGTGACGGCCGGTGCCGAGGTCTCGACGCGCGACGGTCAACCGGCCGGGCTGCGGACCCGGCGCAGCACGTTCGAGCGGGTCCTGCGGGCTGCCGCCGTCGCCGAGCCCGGGGTGACATTGCGGCAAGGCACCGCCGAGGCTGTGCTGTGCGCCGGTGACCGGGCGGCCGGGCTGCGGGTGAGCGGCGCCGAGCTGCCCGCCGACCTGGTGATCAACGCCACCGGCCGGGCCGGACGGCTCGCCGAAGACCTGCGCGCTCCGGAAGAGGCCGCCGATTGCGGGGTCTCGTACGTGTCTCGTCAATATGAGCTGCTGCCCGGCGCCGAGCCCGGCGAGATCAGTTCGCCGGTCGGGTTGATCCGCCGCTTCGACGGCTACCTCGCCGTCGTGTTCCTGCAGGACGCCGGTACGGTGTCGGTCGTGCTGACCCGGCTCAGCGACGACGCGGAACGGGCGGGCTGCGCTTTCCCGCTGCGTACGAGGCGGCCGTGCGCGCGGTGCCCGTCCTCGCCGACTGGACCGACCCGCGCCGTACCCGGCCGATCACCGGTGTGCTGCCCGGCGTCCGGCTGCGCAACACCTACCGCGGGCAACTGGATGAGCGTGGCCGGGTGGCGCTGCCCGGGCTGGTGCATCTCGGCGACGCGGTCTGCACCACCAACCCGACCGCCGGGCGCGGCATCGCGACCTCGCTCAAACAGGCCCAGCGCCTGATCCGTGAGCTCGGTGAACACCCCGGCGACCCGGAGGCGGCCACGCTGGCTTTCGACGACTACTGCACCCGATACATCAGGCCTTGGTACGACGACCACGTCGCGTGGGACCCGGACGCCGTGCGCCAGCTCGCCGGGGCGGACGTCGACCTGAGCCGGCCGCTGACCTCCGGGCACATCACGGCCGCCGCCGACGCGGATCCCCGGCTCATGCCGCTGGTGGGGCCGTATCTGGCAATGTACGCGCTGCCGGCGACGCTGGTCGCGGCCGAGCCCCGGGCCCGCGCGATCTACGAGAAGGGCTGGCGGCCCGCCGTGGCCGACGGCCCTACCCGAGCCGACCTGGCCGAGGTGATCCGCACCGTCCCTCGCTGACCCCTGCCGGGCGGCGGGCTCACGCCGGGAGATGGGCCCGCGCCGTCAGGTTGACTCGCGCTGCCACGTTGACTTGCGTTGACGGGTTGACTGGCGCTGCCATGGTGGCGTGCGCTGCCACGTTGACTCGCGCTGCCTCGTTGGCTTTGGGTTGACGGGTTGACTGGCGCTGCCATGGTGGCGTGCGCTGTCACGTTGACTCGCGCTGCCACGTTTGCTTGCGCTGACGGGTTGACTCGCGCTGTACGAATCGACGCGCTGATGGGCTGACGTGCGCTGACAGGTGACCCACGCGGAGGCGGGAGTGTGCCGCGCTCAGCAAACGGAACCGCGCGGGGGGGTGGCGTGCAGGAGGGTCGGCCGGCTGGAGGGTGAGACGAGGGGTGACCCACGCGGAAGGGAATGCGCCGCGCTCATTGAACGGCGCCGCGAGCATGAGGGTGGGGGCGCTGGAGGGTGAGACGAGGGGGCAGCGTGCTGGAGGGTGAGACGGGGGCTGATGCGCGTGGAGGGGAGATGCGCCGCGCTCATTGAACAGCGCCGCGCGGGTGAGGTGCGGCGTGCTGGAGGGTGAGACGGGGGCTGATGCGCGTGGAGGGGAGATGCGCCGCGCTCATTGAACAGCGCCGCGCGGGTGAGGGTCGGCGGGCTGGAGGGTGAGACGGGGGCTGATGCGCGTGGAGGGGAGATGCGCCGCGCTCAGCAAACGGCACCGCGTGGGTGAGGGGCGGCGGGCTGGAGGGTGAGACGAGGGCTGGCGCGCAGGGAGGGCGGGACAGAAGCCGGCGCCGCGCTCAGCAGAGCGCGGCGCCGGTCGGAGCGACGCAGGGGCGGGCTCAGCGCAGCCCGGCCTCGATGGCCTCGATGATGCGGGGGCGCAGCTCGGCGGCGCTGATGACGGCGTCCACCGAGCCCACCTCGACGGCGCGCTGGATGCTGTGGACGCGGTCGAACTCCGTGGCTACCTCGCCGAGCTTCTCGGCTCGGACCGAGGAGCGGGTCTCGTCCAGCTGGGCGGTCAGGGCGGCGCGGTCGGTGCCGGTGGCCGCGGCGGCTTGGGCTTCCAGGTCGCGGACCCGGGGGTCGGCGGCGGTGCGGGCGTTGACCTCGCCGGCGAAGACCACCGCTGCGGCCGGGGCGCCGCCCAGCACCGAGGCGAAGGAGCCTTCCAGGGCCAGCACCGTCATGTTCGGGTTGAGGGCCTTGGAGAAGACCACGAACGCGCCGCCGTGGTAGCGGGAGATGACGCAGAAGACGATCGGGCCGCGGAAGTTGACGATGGCGCGGCCGATCTCGGCGCCGTACTCCAGCTGGAGCTTGCGCATGGATTCCGGGGAGCCGTCGAAACCGGACAGGTTGGCCAGCACCACCAGGGGGCGGTTGCCGCTGGCCGCGTTGATCGCCCGGGCCGCCTTCTTGGACGAGCGGGGGAACAGGGTGCCCGCGGTGTAGGTGTCCGGGCCGTCGGTGGGCGGGAAGCCGCGCCGGGGCACCGACCGGGACTCGATGCCGAGCAGGCAGACCGGGATGCCGCCCAGGTGGACGTCCTGCACCGCGGCGGTCTCGGCGTCGGCCATGCCGGCCCAGCGTTCCAGGACGGGGTGATCCTGATCGGACAGCGCGCGCATCACCGTACGGATGTCGAAGGCCTTCTTGCGGTCCGGGTTGTGGGCCGCGGAGAAGATCTGGCCGACCGTGGTGAAGTCGCTGCCCTCGACGCTGTGCGGGAAGTCCGAGATGTCGCGGTCGGCCGGGTCGGTGGTCTCGGCCCGGCGTGGTGCCTGCTCGCCCGGGGCGACGTACGTGTGGTTGTAGTAGGACATCAGCACGTCGCGGGCGCCGACCAGGTCGGGGGCCCAGTACTGGGCCTGGCCGTTGGGGCCCATCACCCGGTCGTAACCGCCGATGCCGAAGTTGTCCTCGGCCGAGACACCGCCGGAGAAGTCCAGCGACTGCTTGCCGGTGAGGACCATCGCCGAGTCCGGGGTCATCACCAGGATGCCGCGGGTGTGCATGAGCATGGTGGCTTCGGCGTTCCAGTACGGCTGCGCGCCCACGTTGATGCCCGCGACGACGATGTTGATCTCGCCGCCGTCCTGGGTGAACTCGACGATGCGCTTGAGTGCGGCGGCCACCCAGTCCATGTTCTCGGTGCCCGACTCCATGGAGATGCGCGCGCCCGCGGACAGCGCGTACCACTCCAGCGGCACACCCATCCGCTCGGCGAGGTCCAGCGCGGCGATCACCCGGCGGCACTCGGCCTCGGACAGCGCGCCCAGCGCCTTGGTGGGGTCGCCCAGCAGCACCACCCGGGTGATGCCGTCCGGGTGCCGCGGCGTCGGCGTGGTCACCACACCGGCGACGATGGCCGCCGAGTTGCGCCCCTTGGGCCGGTCGACCGGCACCAGCGTGTGCGTGTCGTCCAGGTCGTGCTCGACGAAACTGCCGAGCAGACCCGTGAGCTCGTACGGGTAGACCGTGTTGCGCGCCGCCGCCCGCAGCACCTTGAGCCGGTAGTCGTCCAGCGGCTCGAGCGGCTCGTCGGTGAGCTCGCCAAAGGTGACCTCGGCGCCCCCGGTGACGCCCAGCGAGATCCGGACGGCCGTCTTGACCAGCTGACCGGACCGCGGGTCACGCCGCCGCGCGATGAACTCGATCTCCTCCAGACCGGCACCCGCGGTCGTCGGCAGCACCCGGGCCGCCAGCATCTCGACCTCGTCGCGGGTGATGGCGATCGGCGGCCACACGTACAGCACGATCCGGTTGGTGGAGAAACGGGCCCGCGACGGGCGCCGCGACTGCGCGCGGCGGATCGAGTCGAGGCAGGTCGCGATGATGTCCTCGGCGGTGGGCAGGGCCACCAGCCGGCCGTCCTGGTCGCGCAGCTCGGTCAGGTCGCGCACCTGGGCGAAGGCCACCAGCCGGTCGTCCGAGCGGTTCTCCCGGGCGACCGCCTGGAACAGGTAGACCTCCTCGTCGGCGGCGGGCAGCCGGGTGAGGTCGAACTTGCGCAGCCGCTCCAGCTGCATGCGCTCGGCGATGTACGGGTGCAGCCCGCGGATCAGCCGTTCCTCGGCGAAGCCGGTGGCGGCGGGGCGGAAGGTGAAGTGGTGGTGCATGACCGCGCCGTTGCGCCCGGCCACGGTGGCGGTCACCCGCCGTACCCGGTCGGGCAGTGGCTGGGCGCTGATCACCTCGGTCAGCGCGGCGGCCATGGTGTCGGAGTCCTCGGACTGGCTCTCCCAGGCGAGGTAGATGTCGGCGTCGACCGGGTCGTCACCGGCGGCCACCTCGGCCAGCCCGCGCAGCACGCTGGCCAGCGCGTCGAACCCGGCGGCGGCCGAGACCACCCGCGAGTCGGCGCGCTGGGCGACCACGAAGGTGACGCCCGCGGCCTGCTGGTGCCGGATGTCGCTGATGCCCTTGTTGCCGTAGTAGCGCCGGTTGAGCACCTCGAGCATGACCGTGTTGTCCAGGTCGGTGCGGATCAGCCGCTGGCCCAGCAGCCGGACCAGTGGCTCGGTGCTGCGGACCATCTCGGCGATGCGCTCGCCCCGGTCCGCCGCGTCCGGGTGCTGGTCGAGGTGGCGCAGGTGGCGGCGCACCCCGGCGTACACGATCGCGCGGTTGCGCCGCAGCAGCGGCTGGGCGA includes:
- a CDS encoding NAD(P)/FAD-dependent oxidoreductase; amino-acid sequence: MGRTRVAIAGAGPTGLWTGLVLARRGHDVTIVDRDPGPAPDGSWDRRGVMQFHHPHGVRQQVVDALDAELPDVKTSMVTAGAEVSTRDGQPAGLRTRRSTFERVLRAAAVAEPGVTLRQGTAEAVLCAGDRAAGLRVSGAELPADLVINATGRAGRLAEDLRAPEEAADCGVSYVSRQYELLPGAEPGEISSPVGLIRRFDGYLAVVFLQDAGTVSVVLTRLSDDAERAGCAFPLRTRRPCARCPSSPTGPTRAVPGRSPVCCPASGCATPTAGNWMSVAGWRCPGWCISATRSAPPTRPPGAASRPRSNRPSA
- a CDS encoding carboxyl transferase domain-containing protein, producing MFSRVAIVNRGEAAMRLIHAVRDLTAETGRRIETVALYTDVDRTATFVREADLSYDLGPAASRPYLDLKALEHALVATGADAAWVGWGFVAEDPAFAELCERIGITFVGPGPDAMRKLGDKIGAKLIAEEVGVPVAPWSRGAVETLDAARAAAAGIGYPLMLKATAGGGGRGIRVIRSEDELADAYERTSQEAARAFGSGVVFLERLVTGARHVEVQVIADGESAWAIGVRDCSVQRRNQKVIEESASPVLPAHRAAELKASAERLAVAVGYRGAATVEFLYHPGDDLLAFLEVNTRLQVEHPITESTNGFDLVKAQLHVASGGKLEGTRPVERGHAVEARLNAEDPDRDFAPSPGRIVRLDLPAGPGIRVDTGVSEGDTIPADFDSMIAKIIAYGRDREEALGRLRRAMAETVVIIEGGATNKSFVLDLLDQPEVIDGSADTGWIDRVRAEGRLVSHRHSAVALAAAAIEAYEEEERAEQQRLLSTAFGGRPQVQHRSGTPLDLKLRGVSYRLRVARVGAHLFRVGIEAGGEVRTADVELDRFDAYAGQIVVNGSRHRLLTGTHGPIHLVEVDGVTHRISRDEGGVLRSPMPALVVATPLALGAEVEAGAPVLVLEAMKMENVLRAPFRARLKELTVSVGSQVESGAPLLRLEPVGDDAEATEAAAGEQVELELSETPARSLARGHDDLRSLLLGYDVDPHDERRVLGDYLAARRTAAAAGHRPLAEELELLGVFADLTELSRNQPAGEDGGSDTRVHSAREYLHTYLQSLDVERAGLPASFQGKLTKALRHYGVTELERTAALESAVFRIFLALQRSSADVKVITALLRAWLAEAPPEDALRESVGLALERLIASTQVRFPVVADLARGVVFAWFAQPLLRRNRAIVYAGVRRHLRHLDQHPDAADRGERIAEMVRSTEPLVRLLGQRLIRTDLDNTVMLEVLNRRYYGNKGISDIRHQQAAGVTFVVAQRADSRVVSAAAGFDALASVLRGLAEVAAGDDPVDADIYLAWESQSEDSDTMAAALTEVISAQPLPDRVRRVTATVAGRNGAVMHHHFTFRPAATGFAEERLIRGLHPYIAERMQLERLRKFDLTRLPAADEEVYLFQAVARENRSDDRLVAFAQVRDLTELRDQDGRLVALPTAEDIIATCLDSIRRAQSRRPSRARFSTNRIVLYVWPPIAITRDEVEMLAARVLPTTAGAGLEEIEFIARRRDPRSGQLVKTAVRISLGVTGGAEVTFGELTDEPLEPLDDYRLKVLRAAARNTVYPYELTGLLGSFVEHDLDDTHTLVPVDRPKGRNSAAIVAGVVTTPTPRHPDGITRVVLLGDPTKALGALSEAECRRVIAALDLAERMGVPLEWYALSAGARISMESGTENMDWVAAALKRIVEFTQDGGEINIVVAGINVGAQPYWNAEATMLMHTRGILVMTPDSAMVLTGKQSLDFSGGVSAEDNFGIGGYDRVMGPNGQAQYWAPDLVGARDVLMSYYNHTYVAPGEQAPRRAETTDPADRDISDFPHSVEGSDFTTVGQIFSAAHNPDRKKAFDIRTVMRALSDQDHPVLERWAGMADAETAAVQDVHLGGIPVCLLGIESRSVPRRGFPPTDGPDTYTAGTLFPRSSKKAARAINAASGNRPLVVLANLSGFDGSPESMRKLQLEYGAEIGRAIVNFRGPIVFCVISRYHGGAFVVFSKALNPNMTVLALEGSFASVLGGAPAAAVVFAGEVNARTAADPRVRDLEAQAAAATGTDRAALTAQLDETRSSVRAEKLGEVATEFDRVHSIQRAVEVGSVDAVISAAELRPRIIEAIEAGLR